AACGATGTGATCTCTGTGGGTGAAAAGGTGAAATTGATCTTTAAAAAACTATAACTCCCTCAGGACCCTGGTATCTCCCGTTCGGATCGTTAAACCCAGCGAATCAAAGTATTCCAACAAGGGGATGGCATACTTTCGACTGATCCCCAGGAGATCTTTTAAGATTCCTACCTCTATACTCCCTTTGTCCTTTAGGAATTGGACTACGGTGGATTTAATCTCTTCCAGCTTACTTCGATGATAAAAGATGGGTTCTCGAACCCGAACAAGGGTTCCGACTTCCAGGAGAAATTGAAAGATCTCTTCGACAAGTTCCCTATTTCCACCGATTTTTTCTAAAACCTCTTCATAGTTGGGAGGTTGAAATCCTCCTGATAAATAAATCTCTTCAAGTTTGCGCCGGATTTGCTCCTGCTCAAGGGATAATTGGATATGGTGGGTACTTAATCGAACTATTTTTTTATCCACGGTCAAGATCCCGGCTTCTGTTTGTTCTTCTAAAACTTTATTGAAAATCTGAATAGGTAGCTCTTCCGGAAGCTTGCTTCGGAGTTCCTCCTTGGACATTCCCAATTTTAGGGGATATTTAGCATGAAAATCTTTCAAGTAGGTCTGGACCATTCCTTTCAATTCTTCATAGGTATCTCGATGAATAAAAATTCGAGCTTCCGGGTCCATGAGAACCAGTTTTCCCTGTTCCGATAGCTTTTCCAACTCAGACCGGATATTTTGCTTTGAGGCGGTTATTTGACCTAACAGGGTTTGCACGTTAACGGGCTTCCATCGATTCCACCGGGCATAAACTTCTATCACCTGATCCAGAGACCCTTCTCTGAGTATCCTGAGATCTTTCAAGGGTTGCGGGGCAAACCGTTTGTGCTTTTGGGGATGAGGATTGAGGATCTCTCCTCCACCTATGGTGATAACCGGAGAGTAACTCCGGATTACATAACGATCCCCGGCCAAAACAACTCCAGGTGCTTCCAGATGAATTTGTGCAAATGTTTCCTGACCCGGCTCCAATTCTTCGCGATCCAGGAGAACGATCCGGGCCATGATCTCACTGGTTCCTACATGGAACCGAACCCGTGTCCTATTTTTAAGGGGTTTATCGGCTTTTGCCAGGAGCTGGAGGTGGACATCCAGCATATAAGTAGCTTCAACCAAGTCGGGTTCTATTAATACGTCTCCGCGTTCCAGGTTTGCTTTTTCAAGCCCATGCAAATTCAGGGCGGTACGTTGCCCGGCCCAGGCTTTTTGAACACTCTGGTTATAGGTTTGGATTCCCCGAACCCGGGCTTTTAACTTCTTGGGTAAAACCTCCAGGGTATCCTCGATCTGAACGACCCCTGAAACTAAGGTACCCGTCACGACGGTACCGAATCCTTTAACGGTAAAAACCCGATCAATGGGAAGACGAAAAATACCTGCAGCATTTCGAGGTTGGACTTGAAGGGCCAGTTTTTCTAATTCCCCCTTGAGATGATCGATGCCGACCCCTGTTTTGGAAGAAACGGGAACAATGGGGGCCTTTTCTAGAAAGGAGCCCTTTATAAAATTTTTTACATCTTCTATCACCAGTTCCAGCCATTCTTCATCGACCAGATCGGACTTTGTCAAAGCCACTATCCCCTGCTGGATCTGAAGGAGTTGACAAATGGCAAGATGTTCCTCCGTTTGAGGCATAACCCCTTCGTCGGCTGCAATGACGAAAAGGGCCAGATCAATCCCACCCACCCCGGCCAGCATATTTTTTACAAACTTCTCGTGACCCGGGACATCTATGATTCCCAATTCGATTTCCGGGGAGAGGCGAAGAAAAGCAAATCCTAAATCAATGGTAATTCCACGTTCTTTTTCCTCCTTAAGTCGATCGGTATCAATACCTGTTAAGGCTTTGACAAGGGCTGTTTTGCCATGATCGATATGCCCGGCGGTTCCTATAATGATATGCTTCATACTTTAAATGTATAAGATAGGGCCTCTCCCCTGTCAAGG
This Candidatus Limnocylindrales bacterium DNA region includes the following protein-coding sequences:
- the selB gene encoding selenocysteine-specific translation elongation factor; the encoded protein is MKHIIIGTAGHIDHGKTALVKALTGIDTDRLKEEKERGITIDLGFAFLRLSPEIELGIIDVPGHEKFVKNMLAGVGGIDLALFVIAADEGVMPQTEEHLAICQLLQIQQGIVALTKSDLVDEEWLELVIEDVKNFIKGSFLEKAPIVPVSSKTGVGIDHLKGELEKLALQVQPRNAAGIFRLPIDRVFTVKGFGTVVTGTLVSGVVQIEDTLEVLPKKLKARVRGIQTYNQSVQKAWAGQRTALNLHGLEKANLERGDVLIEPDLVEATYMLDVHLQLLAKADKPLKNRTRVRFHVGTSEIMARIVLLDREELEPGQETFAQIHLEAPGVVLAGDRYVIRSYSPVITIGGGEILNPHPQKHKRFAPQPLKDLRILREGSLDQVIEVYARWNRWKPVNVQTLLGQITASKQNIRSELEKLSEQGKLVLMDPEARIFIHRDTYEELKGMVQTYLKDFHAKYPLKLGMSKEELRSKLPEELPIQIFNKVLEEQTEAGILTVDKKIVRLSTHHIQLSLEQEQIRRKLEEIYLSGGFQPPNYEEVLEKIGGNRELVEEIFQFLLEVGTLVRVREPIFYHRSKLEEIKSTVVQFLKDKGSIEVGILKDLLGISRKYAIPLLEYFDSLGLTIRTGDTRVLREL